From the Streptomyces sp. KMM 9044 genome, one window contains:
- a CDS encoding snapalysin family zinc-dependent metalloprotease, whose amino-acid sequence MHIRTLTGSLAAVLVLSSPLLWGGQAVAAPSGAPEQTSAARLLTYDASGSAEFRSAVDRGAAIWNESVDAVELRPAASGQRANIRVLADNGWPRALPTTLGNGTVYIGRQAVNQGYDTIRISAHEFGHILGLPDRKPGPCSSLMSGSSAGTACTNRHPNTAEKAEVEDNFAGALSGTPERTERTGPTGPVPRAVLIRD is encoded by the coding sequence ATGCACATCCGTACGCTGACCGGAAGCCTGGCCGCGGTTCTGGTGCTTTCCTCCCCCCTGCTGTGGGGCGGCCAGGCCGTGGCCGCCCCGTCCGGCGCGCCCGAACAGACGTCGGCCGCCCGCCTGCTCACCTACGACGCGAGCGGCTCCGCGGAGTTCAGGTCCGCCGTCGACCGGGGCGCGGCGATCTGGAACGAGAGCGTCGACGCCGTGGAACTCCGCCCGGCCGCGTCCGGACAGCGCGCCAACATCCGGGTCCTGGCGGACAACGGCTGGCCGCGCGCCCTGCCCACCACCCTGGGCAACGGCACTGTCTACATCGGGCGCCAGGCCGTGAACCAGGGCTACGACACGATCCGCATCTCGGCCCACGAGTTCGGTCACATCCTGGGCCTGCCGGACCGTAAGCCAGGACCCTGCTCCAGCCTGATGTCCGGCTCCAGCGCGGGAACCGCGTGCACCAATCGTCACCCGAACACGGCGGAGAAGGCGGAGGTCGAGGACAACTTCGCGGGTGCCCTCTCCGGCACACCGGAACGGACGGAACGGACAGGGCCGACGGGGCCGGTGCCTCGAGCCGTGCTGATCAGGGACTGA
- the mgrA gene encoding L-glyceraldehyde 3-phosphate reductase, which translates to MNHVTNPERYDGTMRYRRTGRSGLDLPLLSLGYWHNFGDDRAFGTQREIALRAFDLGITHHDLANNYGPPYGAAEVNFGRLMKQDLAPYRDELVISTKAGWDMWPGPYGQGGGSRKYMLASLDQSLERMGLDYVDIFYSHRLDATTPLEETMGALDTAVRQGKALYVGISSYDAERTREAVAILRDLGTPLLIHQPSYSMLNRWIETEGLLDVAQEEGFGIIGFTALAQGLLTGRYLDGVPRDSRATQGKSFDTAWLTDDMLHRLRALNDIAAHRGQTLAQMALAWALRDRRVTSLVIGASRTEQLEQNVAALKRLDFSGEELAEIDKYATDGGVDLWREARRGNLG; encoded by the coding sequence ATGAACCACGTGACCAACCCCGAGCGCTACGACGGCACCATGCGCTACCGGCGCACCGGGCGTTCAGGGCTCGACCTCCCCCTGCTGTCCCTGGGCTACTGGCACAACTTCGGCGACGACCGGGCCTTCGGGACCCAGCGTGAGATCGCGCTGCGCGCCTTCGACCTCGGCATCACCCACCACGACCTCGCGAACAACTACGGACCGCCCTACGGTGCCGCGGAGGTCAACTTCGGCCGACTGATGAAGCAGGACCTCGCCCCGTACCGGGACGAGCTGGTGATCTCCACCAAGGCCGGCTGGGACATGTGGCCGGGTCCCTACGGTCAGGGCGGCGGATCACGCAAGTACATGCTCGCCTCGCTGGACCAGTCGCTGGAGCGGATGGGCCTGGACTACGTGGACATCTTCTACTCCCACCGGCTCGACGCCACCACTCCCCTCGAGGAGACCATGGGCGCACTGGACACCGCGGTCCGCCAGGGCAAGGCGCTCTACGTCGGGATCTCCTCCTACGACGCCGAGCGCACCCGTGAGGCGGTCGCCATCCTCCGGGACCTCGGGACTCCGCTGCTGATCCACCAGCCCTCGTACAGCATGCTGAACCGCTGGATCGAGACCGAGGGGCTGCTGGACGTGGCCCAGGAGGAGGGCTTCGGGATCATCGGGTTCACGGCGTTGGCCCAAGGGCTGCTGACCGGACGCTATCTGGACGGTGTGCCACGGGATTCACGGGCGACGCAGGGGAAGTCGTTCGACACCGCGTGGCTGACGGACGACATGCTGCACCGGCTGCGCGCCCTCAACGACATCGCGGCCCACCGTGGGCAGACGCTGGCGCAGATGGCGCTGGCCTGGGCCCTGCGGGACCGGCGCGTCACCTCGCTGGTGATCGGCGCGTCCCGCACCGAGCAACTGGAGCAGAACGTCGCCGCGCTGAAGCGCCTCGACTTCAGCGGCGAGGAGCTGGCCGAGATCGACAAGTACGCCACCGACGGCGGCGTCGACCTGTGGCGCGAGGCCCGTCGCGGCAACCTGGGCTGA